A single window of Mustela erminea isolate mMusErm1 chromosome 4, mMusErm1.Pri, whole genome shotgun sequence DNA harbors:
- the ZKSCAN8 gene encoding zinc finger protein with KRAB and SCAN domains 8, which produces MAAESRKLLAPSPSDQAPEEDLVIVKVEEDHGWDQESSLHENNPPGQELFRLRFRKLCYQETLGPREALIQLRALCHQWLRPDLNTKEQILELLVLEQFLTILPEELQTLVKEHQLENGEEVVTLLEDLERQIDILGRPVPARAHGHGLWEEVVHSESAPELPDAPLRSVTTQHKPPVPQGPQERAISTSQSPTPSQKGSPGDQEMTATLLTAGFQTLEKIEDMAVSLIREEWLLDPSQKDPSRDNRPENYRNMFSLGGETRNENRELSSKQVISTGLQPHGETAAKCNGDVIGGLEHGEARDLLGRLERQRGNPTQERRHKCDECGKSFAQSSGLVRHWRIHTGEKPYQCNVCGKAFSYRSALLSHQDIHNKVKRYHCKECGKAFSQNTGLILHQRIHTGEKPYQCNQCGKAFSQSAGLILHQRIHSGERPYECNECGKAFSHSSHLIGHQRIHTGEKPYECDECGKTFRRSSHLIGHQRSHTGEKPYKCNECGRAFSQKSGLIEHQRIHTGERPYKCKECGKAFNGNTGLIQHLRIHTGEKPYQCNECGKAFIQRSSLIRHQRIHSGEKSESIGV; this is translated from the exons ATGGCAGCAGAATCAAGAAAGTTGTTAGCCCCGTCCCCATCTGACCAAGCTCCTGAGGAAGACCTTGTCATCGTCAAGGTAGAGGAAGATCATGGCTGGGACCAGGAATCCAGTCTGCATGAAAATAACCCTCCCGGCCAAGAGCTGTTCCGCCTGCGCTTCAGAAAGTTATGCTACCAGGAGACGTTAGGGCCCCGAGAAGCTCTGATCCAACTTCGCGCACTTTGCCATCAGTGGCTAAGGCCGGATTTGAACACCAAGGAGCAGATCTTGGAGCTGCTGGTGCTGGAGCAGTTCCTGACCATCCTGCCCGAGGAGCTGCAGACGCTGGTGAAGGAACATCAGCTGGAGAACGGAGAGGAGGTGGTGACCCTGCTGGAGGACTTGGAAAGGCAGATTGACATACTAGGGCGACCG GTCCCAGCCCGTGCACATGGACATGGACTCTGGGAGGAGGTGGTGCATTCAGAGTCTGCACCAGAGCTTCCAGATGCTCCGCTCCGATCTGTGACAACCCAGCACAAACCTCCAGTGCCCCAAGGGCCGCAAGAGAGAG CCATCTCTACTTCTCAGAGTCCTACCCCTTCCCAGAAGGGAAGTCCTGGAGACCAGGAGATGACAGCAACACTTCTCACAGCAGGGTTCCAG actTTAGAGAAGATCGAAGACATGGCTGTGTCCCTAATTCGAGAGGAGTGGCTTCTTGATCCATCCCAGAAGGATCCCAGTAGAGATAATAGGCCAGAGAATTACCGAAACATGTTCTCCCTGG GTGGTGAGACCAGGAATGAGAACAGGGAATTATCTTCGAAACAGGTAATATCTACTGGACTCCAACCACATGGAGAGACAGCTGCCAAATGCAACGGGGATGTTATCGGGGGTCTTGAGCATGGAGAAGCCCGAGATCTTCTGGGCAGATTAGAGAGGCAGCGGGGAAATCCCACCCAGGAGAGACGACATAAATGTGATGAATGTGGGAAGAGCTTTGCTCAGAGCTCGGGCCTTGTTCGCCACTGGAGAatccacactggggagaaaccCTATCAGTGTAATGTGTGCGGTAAAGCCTTCAGTTACAGGTCAGCCCTTCTTTCCCATCAGGATATCCACAACAAAGTAAAGCGCTATCACTGTAAGGAGTGTGGTAAAGCCTTCAGTCAAAACACAGGCCTGATCCTGCATCAGAGAATCCATACTGGGGAGAAGCCGTATCAGTGCAATCAGTGTGGGAAGGCTTTCAGTCAGAGTGCGGGCCTTATTCTGCACCAGAGAATCCACAGTGGGGAGAGACCCTATGAATGTAATGAGTGTGGGAAGGCTTTCAGTCATAGCTCTCACCTCATTGGACATCAGAGAATCCACACCGGGGAGAAGCCCTATGAGTGTGATGAGTGTGGGAAAACCTTCAGGCGGAGCTCACATCTTATTGGCCATCAGAGAAGCCACACTGGGGAAAAACCCTACAAATGCAATGAGTGTGGGAGGGCCTTCAGTCAGAAGTCAGGCCTTATTGAACATCAGAGAATCCACACTGGAGAAAGACCCtataaatgtaaagaatgtgggaaagctttcaATGGGAACACGGGCCTCATACAGCATCTGAGAATtcacacaggggagaagccctATCAATGTAatgagtgtgggaaagcctttattCAGAGGTCAAGTCTCATTCGGCATCAGAGAATCCACAGTGGAGAAAAATCTGAATCCATAGGAGTTTAG
- the LOC116587608 gene encoding zinc finger protein with KRAB and SCAN domains 8-like, producing MDPHQQIASIYNRDTLRIPEYEKTSQCTNQVQKHEDRPREGRRHTCSECGKKFAQSSGLVRHRRIHTGEKPYECDHCGKAFSVRSTLTVHERTHTGEKPYTCNECRKGFSVRAHLIIHQRIHNGEKPYECNECGKAFSVSSDLIKHQRIHSGEKPYECVECGKAFSVSSALIKHQRIHTGEKPYECKECGKAFYVNSALINHQRIHSGEKPYECGECRKAFSQISTLIHHQRIHTGEKPYECEECGKAFRGSSNLTKHQKIHAKGKCPQ from the coding sequence ATGGACCCACACCAGCAGATCGCCAGCATATATAATAGGGATACATTACGGATTCCCGAGTATGAAAAAACTTCCCAGTGTACGAACCAGGTACAAAAGCATGAGGATaggcccagagaaggaagacGGCACACATGTAGTGAATGTGGAAAGAAGTTTGCTCAGAGCTCAGGCCTTGTTCGACATCGGAGaatccacactggagagaaaccctatgagtgTGATCACTGCGGAAAAGCCTTCAGTGTGCGCTCAACCCTCACAGTGCATGAAAGAACCCACACCGGCGAGAAGCCCTATACTTGTAACGAGTGCAGGAAAGGCTTCAGCGTGAGGGCACACCTGATCATCCACCAGAGAATCCACAATGGGGAGAAACCCTATGAGTGTAATGAGTGCGGCAAAGCCTTTAGTGTGAGCTCAGACCTTATCAAGCATCAGAGAATACACTCTGGTGAAAAGCCCTATGAGTGTGTcgagtgtgggaaagccttcagcgTGAGCTCAGCCCTCATCAAACATCAGAGAAtccacacaggagagaagccGTATGAGTGTAAggagtgtgggaaggccttctATGTGAACTCCGCCCTTATCAATCATCAGAGGATTCACTCTGGAGAAAAGCCCTATGAGTGTGGAGAATGCAGGAAAGCCTTCAGCCAAATCTCCACCCTCATCCATCACCAGAGAatccacactggagagaagccGTATGAGTGTGaggagtgtgggaaagccttccgTGGGAGTTCTAATCTTACTAAACACCAGAAAATACATGCCAAAGGAAAGTGTCCACAGTGA
- the LOC116589459 gene encoding uncharacterized protein LOC116589459, which produces MHLHLCKASVLELTWVFFHHVLLNEEIHNEICYRRNKCEKAFRQNIGLVFHQRIHTGKRPYGYKECVREGEPPEPPGSKSCQSRKSRQSRQSRQSRQSGQSSKSRQSRQSRQSRQSRQSRQSRQSRQSCRSCRSCQSRQSCKSRQSCQSRQSRPRAVRAVRAASSLATLSRQPRPEGPCSPEPRPRLEQPRHPEPWPCREGLRRSGAASFQGGVSWACGLVVEWPRQEQPHPERPPPGSSLLGERPRLEWWPLGSSLVRVASWGAESVSSGLSLSSSLSSSPLCRWERPPLGSSLVQNGLLGAILTGEQLLFTAWPCLGSDLVSGFVLGAASSRVASSWERLQPGSGLICRGASSGVAASAEQPCPEWPHLERPWE; this is translated from the exons ATGCATTTGCACCTGTGTAAAGCCTCTGTCCTTGAGCTGACATGGGTTTTCTTCCACCACGTTCTGTTGAATGAG GAAATTCACAATGAAATATGCTATCGACGTAACAAATGTGAGAAAGCCTTCCGTCAAAACATAGGCCTGGTTtttcatcagagaattcatactgggaAGAGACCCTATGGGTATAAAGAGTGCG TTCGCGAGGGTGAGCCGCCAGAGCCGCCAGGCTCTAAGAGCTGTCAGAGTCGTAAGAGCCGCCAGAGCCGCCAGAGCCGCCAGAGCCGTCAGAGCGGCCAGAGCTCTAAGAGCCGTCAGAGCCGTCAGAGCCGTCAGAGCCGTCAGAGCCGCCAGAGCCGCCAGAGCCGCCAGAGCCGCCAGAGCTGCCGGAGCTGCCGGAGCTGCCAGAGCCGCCAGAGCTGTAAGAGTCGTCAGAGCTGTCAGAGCCGCCAGAGCCGACCGCGCGCTGTCAGAGCCGTGA GAGCTGCGAGCAGCCTCGCCACCCTGAGCCGCCAGCCCCGCCCTGAGGGGCCTTGCAGCCCCGAGCCTCGGCCCCGTCTCGAGCAGCCTCGCCACCCAGAGCCGTGGCCCTGCCGCGAGGGACTTCGCAGGAGCGGAGCGGCGTCATTCCAGGGAGGGGTCTCGTGGGCGTGCGGCCTCGTCGTTGAGTGGCCTCGTCAGGAGCAGCCTCATCCAGAGCGGCCTCCTCCAGGGAGCAGCCTCCTTGGTGAGCGGCCACGTCTGGAATGGTGGCCTCTGGGGagcagccttgtcagagtggcgTCATGGGGAGCAGAATCTGTGTCATCAGGGTTGTCTTTGTCATCGTCGCTGTCGTCATCGCCTCTTTGTCGTTGGGAGCGGCCGCCTCTGGGGAGCAGCCTTGTCCAGAACGGCCTCTTGGGAGCGATCCTGACCGGGGAGCAGCTCCTGTTCACGGCGTGGCCCTGTCTGGGAAGCGACCTGGTCAGCGGCTTTGTCCTGGGAGCAGCCTCAtccagagtggcctcttcttgggagcggctccAACCAGGGAGTGGCCTCATCTGCAGAGGGGCCTCCTCTGGAGTGGCCGCCTCTGCGGAGCAGCCTTGTCCAGAGTGGCCTCATCTGGAGCGGCCTTGGGAGTGA